One Amycolatopsis thermophila DNA segment encodes these proteins:
- a CDS encoding DUF3592 domain-containing protein, with translation MTVRTLWWLKVGRRCVLAVAVVITVLCAGLLLAAIRNDQAITSRLGTATAEVDAVAFDRTIIRFETPDGIVHIPPNGVLYPSGLTAGDLVRIEYDAADPDLARVAGRTATLTLLPLGTTVLITWLVAAAVSWLIRQRERRAVPAVPEVAVADGDTPVKSG, from the coding sequence GTGACGGTGAGAACTCTGTGGTGGCTGAAGGTCGGCCGTCGCTGCGTGCTCGCCGTCGCCGTCGTGATCACGGTGCTGTGCGCCGGGCTGCTGCTGGCCGCGATCCGCAACGACCAGGCGATCACCAGTCGGCTCGGCACGGCGACGGCCGAGGTGGACGCGGTCGCCTTCGACCGCACGATCATCCGGTTCGAGACCCCCGACGGGATCGTGCACATCCCGCCGAACGGCGTGCTCTACCCGAGCGGCCTCACGGCCGGTGACCTGGTGCGCATCGAGTACGACGCGGCGGACCCGGACCTCGCGCGCGTGGCCGGGCGCACCGCGACGCTGACCCTGCTGCCGCTGGGCACGACGGTCCTGATCACCTGGCTGGTCGCCGCCGCGGTGTCCTGGCTGATCCGCCAGCGGGAGCGGCGCGCGGTGCCGGCGGTCCCGGAGGTCGCCGTCGCGGACGGCGACACCCCGGTCAAGTCCGGCTGA
- a CDS encoding demethylmenaquinone methyltransferase, producing the protein MSRASLDKDPHEVAAMFDGVSAGYDRANSVMTFGFDRRWRTTTSRVLDARRGERVLDLAAGTGVSTAEYARNGAWCLAADFSLGMLRSGKHRRVPMVAADALHLPFADESFDAATITFGIRNFVDTKAALEEIARVVKPGGRLVICEVSTPTFPPIRFLYRRFILWIMTLLGRFASSNPEAYTYLAESMLAWHDQRSLAQIIANAGWTKVEWLNLTFGVVAIHRAQKPTRRPDHHP; encoded by the coding sequence ATGTCGCGAGCCAGTCTGGACAAGGATCCGCACGAGGTCGCCGCCATGTTCGACGGCGTCTCGGCCGGCTACGACCGGGCGAACTCGGTCATGACCTTCGGGTTCGACCGTCGATGGCGCACGACGACGTCCCGCGTCCTGGACGCCCGCCGCGGCGAGCGGGTGCTCGACCTCGCCGCCGGCACCGGGGTGTCGACCGCCGAGTACGCGCGCAACGGGGCGTGGTGCCTGGCCGCGGACTTCTCGCTGGGCATGCTCCGCAGCGGCAAGCACCGCCGCGTCCCGATGGTCGCCGCCGACGCGCTGCACCTGCCCTTCGCCGACGAGAGCTTCGACGCCGCGACGATCACCTTCGGCATCCGCAACTTCGTCGACACCAAGGCCGCGCTCGAGGAGATCGCGCGCGTGGTCAAGCCGGGCGGCCGGCTGGTCATCTGCGAGGTGTCGACGCCCACGTTCCCGCCGATCCGGTTCCTCTACCGCCGGTTCATCCTGTGGATCATGACGCTGCTCGGCCGGTTCGCCTCGAGCAACCCCGAGGCCTACACCTACCTGGCCGAATCGATGCTCGCGTGGCACGACCAGCGCAGCCTGGCGCAGATCATCGCGAACGCGGGCTGGACCAAGGTGGAGTGGCTGAACCTGACCTTCGGCGTCGTCGCCATCCACCGCGCTCAAAAGCCCACCCGCCGGCCCGACCACCACCCCTGA
- a CDS encoding geranylgeranyl reductase family protein — protein MTQDAQVIVVGAGPAGSTVATYLARAGIDVLVLEKTEFPREKVCGDGLTPRGVKQLIDLGIDTSREAGWVHSRGLRIRTAELTLEMDWPELTSYPPYGVSRTRQDFDDLLARTAVKAGARLLERTTVTGAITDERTGRVVGVEGRQGPGKTPVRYHAPLVLACDGVSARLARSVGIETDEKRPMGVAVRRYYKSPRHDDPFIEGHLELWDRKDPRNPRLLPGYGWAFPLGDGTVNVGLGMLSTSKSFRNTDYRALLRQWLDSTPEEWGYREENAIGRIGGAGLPMGFNRTPHYRDGLLLLGDAGGMVSPFNGEGISAAMESAQLAAEFVVQALARPEGSSRERALRGYPLALKELMGGYYRLGNVFAKAIGKPKVMRAATKYGLRINPLIPLIYKGLSGCYDAKGGDAVDRMISIAAKLTPSA, from the coding sequence ATGACCCAGGACGCACAGGTAATCGTCGTCGGCGCGGGCCCGGCCGGATCCACCGTCGCGACGTACCTGGCGCGCGCCGGGATCGACGTCCTGGTGCTGGAGAAGACCGAGTTCCCGCGCGAGAAGGTGTGCGGCGACGGGCTGACCCCGCGCGGTGTCAAACAACTCATCGACCTGGGCATCGACACCAGCCGGGAGGCCGGCTGGGTGCACAGCCGCGGCCTGCGGATCCGCACCGCGGAGCTGACGCTGGAGATGGACTGGCCGGAGCTGACCAGCTACCCGCCCTACGGCGTGTCGCGCACCCGCCAGGACTTCGACGACCTGCTGGCCAGGACCGCGGTCAAGGCCGGTGCCCGCCTGCTGGAGCGCACCACCGTCACCGGCGCGATCACCGACGAGCGCACCGGACGGGTCGTCGGCGTCGAGGGCAGGCAGGGGCCGGGCAAGACCCCGGTCCGCTACCACGCTCCGCTGGTCCTGGCCTGCGACGGCGTTTCCGCGCGACTGGCCCGTTCGGTCGGCATCGAGACCGACGAGAAGCGCCCGATGGGTGTGGCCGTGCGCCGGTACTACAAGAGCCCGCGGCACGACGACCCGTTCATCGAGGGGCACCTGGAGCTGTGGGACCGCAAGGACCCGCGCAACCCGCGGCTGCTGCCCGGCTACGGCTGGGCGTTCCCGCTCGGCGACGGGACGGTGAACGTCGGGCTGGGGATGCTGTCGACGTCGAAGTCGTTCCGGAACACCGACTACCGGGCGCTGCTGCGGCAGTGGCTGGACTCGACGCCGGAGGAGTGGGGCTACCGCGAGGAGAACGCGATCGGCCGGATCGGCGGCGCCGGCCTGCCGATGGGCTTCAACCGCACCCCGCACTACCGCGACGGCCTGCTGCTGCTCGGCGACGCGGGCGGAATGGTGAGCCCGTTCAACGGCGAGGGCATCTCGGCGGCGATGGAGTCGGCGCAGCTCGCGGCGGAGTTCGTGGTGCAGGCGCTGGCCCGGCCGGAGGGCTCGTCGCGGGAGCGCGCGCTGCGCGGGTACCCGCTCGCGCTGAAGGAGCTGATGGGCGGCTACTACCGGCTGGGCAACGTCTTCGCGAAGGCCATCGGCAAGCCGAAGGTCATGCGCGCGGCGACGAAGTACGGGCTGCGGATCAACCCGCTGATCCCGCTGATCTACAAGGGCCTGTCCGGCTGTTACGACGCCAAGGGCGGCGACGCGGTGGACCGGATGATCTCGATCGCGGCGAAGCTGACGCCCAGCGCCTGA
- a CDS encoding glycosyltransferase family 4 protein, translated as MRVAIVTESFLPQVNGVTNSVLRVIEHLSGTGHDVMVVAPGLSGPTHYRGAPVVRIPALDLPVVNSLPIGLPTRTVLTALAAFGPDVVHLASPFVVGARGLAAARRLRVPSIAVFQTDIAGFATAYGLGLGARAAWRWVRRLHAKADRTLAPSTQSVEDLRAHGVPRVHRWGRGVDVGRFSPAHADPGLRARLAPGGELLVGFVGRLAPEKEVGRLAALAGMDGVRLVIVGDGPDREELRELLPGAAFLGARYGEELSAAYASLDVFVHTGPHETFCQAVQEAMASGLPVLAPDAGGPRDLVLPGRTGYLLPPDPAGFAGELVRRVRDLRDPALRERLGHKARKVVLGRTWPAVCAELVGHYEVVTGRVARAA; from the coding sequence GTGCGCGTCGCCATCGTCACCGAAAGCTTCCTCCCCCAGGTGAACGGCGTGACCAACTCCGTGCTGCGGGTCATCGAGCACCTGTCCGGCACTGGGCACGACGTCATGGTGGTCGCCCCCGGGCTCAGCGGTCCCACGCACTACCGGGGCGCTCCGGTGGTGCGGATCCCGGCACTGGACCTGCCGGTGGTCAACTCGCTGCCGATCGGCCTGCCCACCCGCACCGTGCTGACCGCGCTCGCCGCGTTCGGCCCGGACGTGGTGCACCTGGCGTCGCCGTTCGTGGTCGGCGCGCGCGGGCTGGCCGCGGCACGGCGCCTGCGGGTGCCCTCGATCGCGGTGTTCCAGACCGACATCGCCGGGTTCGCCACCGCGTACGGGCTGGGGCTCGGCGCGCGGGCCGCGTGGCGGTGGGTGCGCCGCCTGCACGCCAAGGCGGACCGGACGCTGGCGCCGTCCACCCAGTCGGTCGAGGACCTGCGCGCCCACGGCGTCCCGCGCGTGCACCGCTGGGGGCGCGGCGTCGACGTCGGGCGATTTTCGCCCGCGCACGCCGATCCCGGACTGCGCGCGCGGCTGGCACCCGGCGGTGAGCTGCTGGTCGGGTTCGTCGGACGGCTCGCCCCGGAAAAGGAGGTCGGCCGGCTCGCCGCGCTGGCCGGGATGGACGGTGTGCGGCTGGTGATCGTCGGCGACGGGCCGGACCGCGAGGAGCTGCGCGAACTCCTGCCCGGCGCGGCCTTCCTCGGCGCCCGCTACGGCGAAGAGCTGTCCGCGGCCTACGCGAGCCTCGACGTGTTCGTCCACACCGGTCCGCACGAGACGTTCTGCCAGGCGGTGCAGGAGGCGATGGCTTCCGGGCTGCCGGTGCTGGCGCCGGACGCGGGCGGCCCGCGGGACCTGGTCCTGCCCGGCCGTACCGGTTATCTGCTGCCGCCCGATCCGGCGGGGTTCGCCGGGGAACTGGTGCGGCGCGTGCGGGACCTGCGCGACCCGGCGCTGCGCGAGCGGCTGGGGCACAAGGCCCGCAAGGTGGTGCTGGGCCGGACGTGGCCGGCCGTGTGCGCGGAGCTGGTCGGCCACTACGAAGTGGTCACCGGCCGCGTCGCGCGAGCCGCCTGA
- a CDS encoding fatty acid desaturase family protein, translating into MPTTGTETGSDFARLSQRVKQAGLLNRRPGYYAVRAGLVTVLFACSWTLFAWIGDSWATLVVAVLLAVLFGQVALLSHDLAHRQVFRTRRPSEVAGMLAGNLGIGLSYGWWMDKHTRHHANPNHEELDPDVAPDILVWSRNQAGASRGLPRFIGRHQAFLFFPLLTLEGLNLHWSSIRAVRGPGLRQRWLEAGLLCTHFALYLGAVFLVLSPVKALVFIAVHQGLWGVYLGSIFAPNHKGMPTLTGGERADFPRRQVLTSRNVRAGRFVDIAMGGLNYQIEHHLFPSMPTPHLRLAQPIVRSYCAEIGVPYAESGLIGSYGQALRHLHEVGEPLRRAR; encoded by the coding sequence GTGCCCACCACAGGAACCGAAACCGGCAGTGACTTCGCCCGGCTGTCCCAGCGCGTCAAGCAGGCCGGCCTGCTGAACCGGCGCCCCGGCTACTACGCCGTGCGCGCCGGCCTGGTCACCGTCCTGTTCGCCTGCTCCTGGACGTTGTTCGCCTGGATCGGCGACTCGTGGGCGACCCTGGTGGTCGCCGTGCTGCTGGCCGTCCTGTTCGGCCAGGTCGCCCTGCTGTCGCACGACCTGGCGCACCGGCAGGTGTTCCGCACCCGCCGCCCGAGCGAGGTCGCCGGGATGCTGGCGGGCAACCTCGGCATCGGCCTGAGCTACGGCTGGTGGATGGACAAGCACACCCGCCACCACGCGAACCCCAACCACGAGGAACTCGACCCGGACGTCGCACCGGACATCCTCGTGTGGTCGCGGAACCAGGCCGGGGCGAGTCGCGGACTGCCCCGGTTCATCGGACGACACCAGGCGTTCCTGTTCTTCCCGCTGCTCACGCTGGAGGGTCTCAACCTGCACTGGTCGAGCATCCGCGCGGTGCGCGGGCCCGGGCTGCGGCAGCGGTGGCTGGAGGCGGGCCTGCTGTGCACGCACTTCGCGCTGTACCTGGGCGCGGTGTTCCTGGTGCTGTCACCGGTGAAGGCGCTGGTGTTCATCGCCGTGCACCAGGGGTTGTGGGGCGTCTACCTGGGATCGATCTTCGCGCCGAACCACAAGGGCATGCCGACCCTGACCGGCGGCGAGCGGGCCGACTTCCCGCGGCGGCAGGTGCTCACGTCCCGCAACGTGCGCGCCGGTCGCTTCGTCGACATCGCGATGGGTGGTCTGAACTACCAGATCGAGCACCACCTGTTCCCCAGCATGCCGACCCCGCACCTGCGGCTGGCGCAGCCGATCGTGCGGAGCTACTGCGCCGAGATCGGGGTGCCCTACGCGGAGTCCGGCTTGATCGGCTCCTACGGCCAGGCGCTGCGGCACCTCCACGAGGTCGGCGAGCCGCTCCGGCGGGCGCGGTAG
- a CDS encoding M1 family metallopeptidase: MRLRTRAGLGAVTTGIAIVLLASTATAAPAPGASGAGDPYYPYAGNGGYDVSHYDIRLTYQPATDQLAGTTTILATTTQELSSFDLDFGLKVSSIRVDNVPAAFTVLREGELVVTPRKPLAKNRPVTVVVTYADTPSKVVIDGYTAWKKTPDGALAVDEPQNAQWWYPSSDHPTDKATYDVSVEVPDDVAALSNGTLVRKTGQRAGWTRWNWRSTQPQNTYATTLEVGKFEVGQSTTPGGQPFVTAYDPATGDSLGAAKASVERTPEIVEFLASQFGEYPFEAQGGVVSTGLTFALEAQTRPVYSHKFFASGANTSVVAHENAHQWFGDSVSLGRWSDIWLNEGFASYAEYLWSEHQGEGTAAELAQYVYDSYPAGDPFWQVLPGDPGAANQFDDAVYDRGALAVQALRTAVGDEAFFTILRTWVARHRGDDARIADFVALAEQVSGKPLQQLFRTWLFTAGKPATGPNGTATRRAAARPESYPAIQRTHQVLAAGDSR; encoded by the coding sequence ATGCGTCTGCGAACTCGCGCCGGCCTGGGGGCCGTGACCACCGGAATCGCGATCGTTCTGCTCGCTTCGACAGCCACCGCGGCACCGGCGCCGGGAGCGTCCGGCGCGGGCGACCCGTACTACCCCTACGCGGGCAACGGCGGTTATGACGTCTCGCACTACGACATCCGCCTCACCTACCAGCCGGCCACCGACCAGCTCGCCGGCACGACGACCATCCTCGCGACCACCACGCAGGAGCTGTCCAGTTTCGACCTGGACTTCGGCCTGAAGGTCAGCTCGATCCGGGTCGACAACGTCCCGGCCGCCTTCACCGTGCTGCGGGAGGGTGAGCTGGTGGTCACGCCCCGCAAGCCGCTGGCGAAGAACCGGCCGGTCACCGTCGTCGTGACCTACGCCGACACCCCGTCGAAGGTCGTCATCGACGGCTACACGGCCTGGAAGAAGACCCCGGACGGCGCCCTCGCCGTGGACGAGCCGCAGAACGCGCAGTGGTGGTACCCCTCCAGCGACCACCCGACGGACAAGGCGACCTACGACGTCTCGGTCGAGGTGCCCGACGACGTCGCCGCCCTGTCCAACGGCACCCTCGTCCGCAAGACCGGGCAGCGGGCCGGCTGGACCCGCTGGAACTGGCGCAGCACGCAGCCGCAGAACACCTACGCCACCACGCTCGAGGTCGGGAAGTTCGAGGTCGGCCAGTCGACGACGCCGGGCGGGCAGCCGTTCGTCACCGCCTACGACCCGGCCACCGGTGACTCGCTCGGCGCGGCCAAGGCCAGCGTCGAGCGCACCCCGGAGATCGTCGAGTTCCTGGCGAGCCAGTTCGGCGAGTACCCGTTCGAGGCGCAGGGCGGCGTGGTCAGCACCGGCCTGACCTTCGCGCTGGAAGCCCAGACCCGTCCGGTGTACAGCCACAAGTTCTTCGCTTCCGGCGCGAACACGTCGGTGGTGGCGCACGAGAACGCCCACCAGTGGTTCGGCGACTCGGTGTCGCTGGGCCGGTGGAGCGACATCTGGCTCAACGAAGGCTTCGCCAGCTACGCCGAATACCTGTGGTCGGAGCACCAGGGCGAGGGCACGGCGGCCGAACTCGCCCAGTACGTGTACGACTCCTACCCGGCCGGCGACCCGTTCTGGCAGGTCCTGCCCGGCGACCCGGGCGCGGCGAACCAGTTCGACGACGCGGTCTACGACCGCGGCGCGCTGGCCGTGCAGGCATTGCGGACCGCGGTCGGCGACGAAGCGTTCTTCACGATCCTGCGCACCTGGGTGGCCCGGCACCGCGGCGACGACGCTCGCATCGCCGACTTCGTCGCGCTGGCCGAGCAGGTCTCCGGCAAGCCGCTGCAGCAGCTGTTCCGGACCTGGCTGTTCACCGCGGGCAAGCCGGCCACCGGCCCCAACGGCACCGCGACCCGGCGCGCGGCGGCCCGGCCGGAGTCCTACCCGGCGATCCAGCGGACCCACCAGGTGCTGGCGGCCGGAGACAGCCGTTAA
- a CDS encoding inositol monophosphatase family protein: MTLLSARPSQPVEPGLLSRALEVAGRLANEATDVITATAGRGAHPDVADSPFDWVTDTDRILERHTRRVLTAEFPGIPVVGGEFGADTGADRATYRWVVDPVDGTANYVAGVPWCAYSLALVDGSGPVVGVVADPYRAQIYAAARGRGTRANGRPVRLADRDRIAGSIVCTELARKGPWPGMGSFIERAAEAHAGVRVLGSAALSIAQVALGHAIAAVLHSYHEWDVAGSVALAIEAGAVVLDRRGSDSPLPTDGLLVAAPSVAGEVLSWWQETEQGIRAS, from the coding sequence GTGACCCTCCTCTCCGCCCGCCCGTCCCAGCCGGTCGAACCGGGCTTGCTGTCGCGAGCGCTCGAGGTCGCCGGACGGCTGGCCAACGAGGCCACCGACGTGATCACCGCGACCGCGGGCCGGGGCGCCCACCCCGACGTCGCGGACTCGCCGTTCGACTGGGTCACCGACACCGACCGCATCCTGGAGCGGCACACCCGCCGCGTGCTGACCGCGGAGTTCCCGGGCATACCGGTGGTGGGCGGCGAGTTCGGCGCCGACACCGGTGCCGACCGGGCCACCTACCGCTGGGTGGTGGACCCGGTGGACGGCACCGCCAACTACGTGGCCGGGGTGCCGTGGTGCGCGTACAGCCTCGCGCTGGTCGACGGGTCCGGTCCGGTCGTCGGCGTGGTCGCCGACCCCTACCGCGCCCAGATCTACGCCGCCGCCCGCGGCCGGGGCACCCGCGCCAACGGCAGGCCGGTCCGGCTCGCCGACCGCGACCGGATCGCCGGGTCGATCGTGTGCACCGAACTGGCCCGCAAGGGCCCGTGGCCGGGCATGGGCTCGTTCATCGAGCGCGCGGCCGAAGCCCACGCGGGCGTCCGGGTGCTCGGGTCGGCGGCCCTGTCGATCGCGCAGGTCGCCCTCGGGCACGCGATCGCCGCCGTGCTGCACAGCTATCACGAATGGGACGTGGCCGGCTCGGTCGCGCTGGCCATCGAAGCGGGCGCCGTCGTGCTCGACCGGCGCGGCTCGGACAGCCCGTTGCCGACCGACGGCCTGCTCGTCGCCGCACCGAGCGTCGCCGGGGAAGTTCTGTCCTGGTGGCAGGAAACCGAACAGGGGATCCGCGCGTCCTAG
- a CDS encoding glycosyltransferase family 4 protein, translating to MHIVQLANFYGPRSGGLRTALHHLGAGYVAGGHHVTLVVPGPRHAEEQLPTGVRRISLPAPKIPGTGGYRAVDPYRVRALLSALRPDRLEVSDRLTLRGMGVWAHRHDVPSVVISHERLDRLLEQFLVPGPLARRVADVANRRMAAGYDAVVCTTSFAREEFDRIGVANVRQVPLGVDLAAFRPGYRDAALRGELAAGADAVLVHCGRLSPEKHVERSVDTVAELTESGDRVRLVIAGDGPRRRALERRARGLPVTFLGFVSDRAQVARLLASADVSLAPGPHETFGLAALEALASGTPVVVSRSSALREIVRPGCGAAVADVARAFATAVTGLLESPEDLRRAASRSRAEEFAWPASVRGMLTVLGS from the coding sequence ATGCACATCGTCCAGCTGGCGAACTTCTACGGGCCCCGCTCCGGCGGCCTGCGCACGGCTCTGCACCACCTCGGCGCCGGGTACGTCGCCGGCGGCCACCACGTGACGCTGGTGGTGCCGGGACCGCGGCACGCCGAGGAGCAGCTGCCGACCGGGGTGCGCCGGATCAGCCTGCCCGCGCCGAAGATCCCGGGCACCGGCGGCTACCGCGCGGTCGATCCCTACCGCGTGCGGGCGCTGCTGTCCGCGCTGCGCCCGGACCGGCTGGAGGTGTCGGACCGGTTGACGCTGCGCGGGATGGGGGTGTGGGCGCACCGCCACGACGTGCCGAGCGTGGTGATCTCGCACGAGCGGCTGGACCGGTTGCTGGAGCAGTTCCTCGTGCCGGGACCGCTGGCGCGGCGGGTCGCCGACGTCGCGAACCGCCGCATGGCCGCCGGTTACGACGCGGTCGTCTGCACCACGTCGTTCGCGCGGGAGGAGTTCGACCGGATCGGTGTCGCCAACGTGCGGCAGGTTCCGCTGGGCGTCGACCTCGCCGCGTTCCGGCCCGGGTACCGGGATGCCGCGCTGCGGGGCGAACTCGCGGCCGGCGCGGACGCCGTGCTGGTCCACTGTGGACGGCTGTCGCCGGAGAAGCACGTGGAGCGCAGTGTGGACACCGTCGCGGAGCTGACCGAGTCCGGTGACCGGGTGCGGCTGGTGATCGCCGGGGACGGCCCGCGCCGCCGGGCCCTGGAGCGGCGGGCACGCGGGTTGCCGGTCACGTTCCTCGGTTTCGTGTCCGACCGGGCGCAGGTCGCCCGGCTGCTGGCCAGCGCGGACGTGTCGCTCGCGCCCGGTCCGCACGAGACGTTCGGGCTCGCGGCACTGGAGGCGCTCGCGTCCGGGACGCCGGTGGTGGTGTCGCGGTCGTCGGCGCTGCGGGAGATCGTCCGCCCCGGCTGCGGAGCCGCGGTGGCCGACGTGGCGCGGGCGTTCGCGACCGCGGTGACCGGGCTGCTGGAGAGCCCGGAGGACCTGCGACGTGCGGCTTCGCGGTCTCGGGCGGAGGAATTCGCGTGGCCCGCGAGCGTGCGGGGGATGCTGACTGTCCTAGGCTCCTGA
- a CDS encoding zinc-ribbon domain-containing protein, translating to MIIYGWRRSVQELATATYLCGNCHNPSAHALRRAVTKFTLFFIPLFPISSKYFTVCTFCGMTNKLTKDEAKQVQAMQQATAQQQVPAPQQAVPGAGQPPAGYPQAGYPQQPPQPGYAPQQMQQYPQQQIQPPRQSF from the coding sequence ATGATCATCTACGGCTGGCGCAGGAGCGTCCAGGAGCTGGCCACCGCCACCTACCTGTGCGGCAACTGCCACAACCCGAGTGCCCACGCGCTGCGCCGCGCCGTCACGAAGTTCACGCTGTTCTTCATCCCGCTGTTCCCGATCAGCTCGAAGTACTTCACGGTGTGCACGTTCTGCGGCATGACCAACAAACTGACCAAGGACGAGGCCAAGCAGGTCCAGGCGATGCAGCAGGCGACCGCCCAGCAGCAGGTTCCCGCGCCGCAGCAGGCCGTGCCGGGCGCCGGTCAGCCGCCGGCCGGGTACCCGCAGGCCGGGTACCCGCAGCAGCCGCCGCAGCCGGGGTACGCGCCCCAGCAGATGCAGCAGTACCCGCAGCAGCAGATCCAGCCGCCGCGGCAGAGCTTCTGA